Genomic window (Stenotrophomonas maltophilia):
CCTGTTCTTGGTTTTTTTGACCGTTCAGTCGATCCGCCGTGGCAGGGCGGGGCAGCGCTAGACCCTGGGGGGCGGCTTCAATTGACCTGCTGACCGGCACCCTCTAGAATTGCCTGCTAAGCCGGAATAGCTCAGTTGGTAGAGCGGCGCATTCGTAATGCGTAGGTCGCAGGTTCGACTCCTGTTTCCGGCACCAGTTGCATGAAAAGCCCCGGCCTTGGCCGGGGCTTTTTGTTTGGGCTGTACTGGCGCGGCCCAAGGCCGGCGGAAGTGTCCGATGGAGCTGCAGGCATGTACCTGCTCGGTCGGGGTCATTACCATGCCGAGGTGGATTGCTTGCCGCGCTGGACTGGGCAAGTCAGTTTCAATCAACAGGGGATGTCATGAAGAAGATCGTGGTGAGCCTGATTGCCTGCGTCGTTCTCGCCGGCTGTGCGACCCGTCAGATCAGCTCCGAACAGGCACAGCCGGTGCCTGCTGAGCGGATTTTCGCCTTCAATGGGATGGGGGACAGTGCTTCCGGACAGGTCATCGTGACGCGCGACATCGGCGCGGTTGGTGGGGCGTGCCCGCTTGCACTGTATATCGACGGCACCCTGGCAGCCCATCTGCAGCGAGGAGAGTCTGTCTCGCTGTCTGTTCCCGCCGGGAATCGCATTGTCAGCGCAAGTTTCGCAGGCAAAGGGCTCTGTTCGTGGGGGGATGAATCGGCGCACAGGCGCGAAATTTCCCACGTGGTCACGGCGGGGGGCAGAACCAAGATCCGTCTCGCATTGACCCATGATGGTGTGATTCAAATCGGTCCGACCGCGTTCTAGACGCACTCCACGCAAGACGAGCAGTTACATCAACAGGAAGCCCTGGCCGTTGCCGGGGCTTTCTGTTTCTGCCCGAAGGGAAAGGTCGGTCGGCAACGTCACCGATGCAAACACAGCTTCATTCACGTCCATCGATCACTGCACCCCGTGCCAGCCACCACGCGAGCTGCCGGAGATAGCCACCTGCTGCTCCCGCCGATGCGCCGATCAGCAGGCGTGCAAGCACTTTGGTCCCGCGCGCGGCCCGCTCCCGCACCCAAGGCAGTAGCGCCACCACCTGCGCACCCAGCAACAGCACCAGCACGTCCAGCCCGAGCGCGTCCACCACCGGCAGCAACGGCGACAGCGCCGGATTGCAGGCCAGCACGATCACCAGCGCAGCCCCCAGCACGGCCATCAGGCGGCGCCCGGCGGGCAGGGTGGTCCAGTGCAGCAGCTGGCTGATCAGGCGCATGGCATTCCTTGTGTCACGTGTGGGAGTCCTCATCAGGCTCAATTGGCCGCACCGGCTGCCGCAGTACGGTTTTCAATCGCGCCGCGTCGGTCCTGCGCGGGTCGCTCAGGTAGATCTCATGATGGGGGCCGGCAAAGGTGTAACCCAATGCGGGCATCAGTTCGTCATGCAGATGCGCCAGGGTGGGGCCTTCGTCGTCGTAGGCGCCCACGTGCAAGGTCTGCAGGCTGGGGCCCTCGGCGAGGATTTCATGGCGAAGGCTGGGCGGAGCTTCTCCCAGCTTCGCGCGCGCCTTGCCGATCGCGGCCTGCCACTGCGCAGGGCCGATGCCCTCAGGTGTGCGGATCATCACCGTCCACCTCCACTCATCCTTGCGGCGAGCCACAAAGTGCGACGGATCCTCGGCGGTCCAAAGCGCTTCCAGCGGTGGCACCACGTAGTCCTGGCCCCCGGCCTTCAGCGCGAACTTCAGTGCATAGCTAACCGAATACAGCCACTGCACGGCCTGCAGGTAGGCGGGGGCCGTGTTCGGATCGCCGCGACCATCGATCATCACGTAGGGCAGGGGCGGTACATCGATCCGTACGAACCGGCCGGTCGGCGGTTGATAGAGCGCCCGGTCGCGCTTCCTGAAGTCGATCTTGTCCAAGGGCCTTCCTCCTGAGCCGAGCGTCCCATGCCGGCCACCCGCCGGCACGCCTGAACATGTTCAGATGACTTTGCCGAACGAGGGCGGACCGCCGGCCAGCACCAGATGCTAGGATGCCGCCCCCGGGCGTCCTGCACGCCGCGCCTGCGCGGTGCGACAACGTGTCGCAGCCAGAATCGGGCCTTTCCTGCGCTCGATCATTGTCAATGCCTTTCTTAAATGGTGGGTGACGGCCTAAAATTGAAAGGCTGACTCGACCCCACCTCCCTACCTGTCTTCTGGACCGGTGGGACCGGCTTTGGCCGGAACAGGCAGGACGGGGAACGGCATTCCCTCGCAATTGGATCGACCGATGATTCCGTTGAAAACCCTTGGGCGCTGGTTGCGCCCGGGCCTGCTGCTGTCGTTGCTGGTGATGCTCACCGGCTGCGATGCCGTGGCCATCCTCAGTCCGAAGGGCCAGATCGGCCAGGATGAGAAGACCCTGCTGATCACGGCCACCGTGCTCATGCTGCTGGTCGTCATCCCGGTCATCATCATGACCCTGACCTTCGCGTGGAAGTATCGCGCCTCCAACACCAAGGCCCGTTACGAGCCGAAGTGGTCCCACTCGACGGCGATCGAGGTGGTGGTGTGGTCCATTCCCTGCATGATCGTGCTGGTACTGGCGGTCCTGACCTGGCGCTCGTCGCACGCACTGGACCCGTACAAGCCGCTGGATTCGGACGTCAAGCCGGTCACCATCGAGGCGATCTCGCTGGACTGGAAGTGGCTGTTCATCTATCCGGAAGAGAAGGTGGCGGTCGTCAACGAAATCAAGTTCCCGGTCAACACGCCGCTGAACTTCAAGATCACGTCCGATTCGGTGATGAATGCGTTCTTCATCCCGCACCTGGGCAGCATGATCTACTCGATGGCTGCGATGGAGACCAAGCTCCATCTGATCGCCAACGAGACCGGTGAATTCCCGGGCATGTCCTCGCACTACAGCGGCGCGGGCTTCGCCAAGATGCACTTCACCGCCTACTCGGTCACCGATGCCGAATACCGCCAGTGGCTGGACCAGGTTCGCGCCGGCGAGCAGACCCTGGACAAGGCCTCGTTCAAGGCCCTGGGTGAAGCACGCAACGCCGAGTGGTATCCGGTCACCTACTTCGGCAAGACCGAAGAAGGCCTGTTCGACTGGGTCATCGCCAAGCACATGGGCGACAACAAGCATTACGGCATGAAGCACGAACACGCCGGTGCCGCCGCTGCCGATGCCGCCAGCCATGAAGCGCACGAGGGCCACGCCCCCAGTGACGCGCATGATTCCAAGGAATCGGGTGAAAACCTGGATGCCAACGAACACGAACACGCAGGCCATGCCGGCCACGCGGGTTCGGGAGAATGAACATGTTGGGAAAACTCTCTCTTGAGTCGATCCCCCACGATCCGATCGTGCTGACCACCCTGGTCGGCGCGGTGCTGGGTGGCCTGGGCGTCATGGCCCTGATCACCAAGTTCAAGCTGTGGGGCTATCTGTGGAAGGAGTGGTTCACCTCGGTGGACCACAAGAAGATCGGCGTGATGTACCTCATCGTCGCCTTCGTCATGCTGCTGCGCGGTTTCTCCGACGCCATCATGATGCGTACCCAGCAGGCGCTTGCCGTCGGCGGGTCCGAGGGTTACCTTCCGCCGCACCACTACGACCAGATCTTCACCGCCCACGGCGTGATCATGATCTTCTTCGTGGCGATGCCGCTGATCACCGGCTTGATGAACCTGGCCGTGCCGCTGCAGATCGGTGCGCGCGACGTCGCGTTCCCGTTCGTCAACTCGCTCAGCTTCTGGCTGTTCGTGTCCGGCGCGGTGCTGATCATGCTGTCGCTGTGGATCGGTGAGTTCGCTGCCACCGGCTGGCTGGCGTTCCCGCCACTGTCGGGCATCGAATACAGTCCAAGCGTAGGCATGGACTACTACATCTGGGGTCTACAGGTCGCAGGCCTGGGTACCACGCTGAGCGGTATCAACTTCTTCATCACCATCTTGAAGATGCGTACCCCCAGCATGAAGCTGATGCAGATGCCGGTGTTCACCTGGACCGCCCTGGTGACCAACGTGCTGATCGTCGCTGCCTTCCCGGTGCTGACCATCACCCTGGTGCTGCTGACCTTGGACCGTTACCTGGGTACGCACTTCTTCACCAATGACGGTGGCGGCAACGCCATGCTGTACATCAACCTGATCTGGATCTGGGGTCACCCGGAGGTGTACATCCTGGTCCTGCCGGCGTTCGGTGTGTTCTCTGAAGTCATCGCGACCTTCTCGCGCAAGGCGCTGTTCGGCTACAAGGGCATGGTCTACGCCACCGCCTGCATCGGCGTGCTGTCGTTCATCGTGTGGCTGCACCACTTCTTCACCATGGGTTCGGGTGCCAACGTCAATGCCTTCTTCGGCATCACGACGATGATCATCTCGATCCCGACCGGCGTGAAGATCTTCAACTGGCTGTTCACCATGTTCCGCGGCCGCGTGCACTTCACCACCCCGGTGCTGTGGACCATCGGCTTCATGGTCACCTTCGTCATCGGCGGCATGACCGGCGTGATGCTGGCGATCCCGGCCATTGACTTCGTGCTGCACAACAGCCTGTTCCTGATTGCCCACTTCCACAACGTCATCATCGGTGGCGTGGTGTTCGGCATGTTCGCCGGCATCACCTACTGGTGGCCGAAGATGTTCGGCTTCCGCCTCAATGAGTTCTGGGGCAAGTGCGCGTTCTGGTGCTGGTTCATCGGCTTCTACGTGACCTTCATGCCGATGTACGTGCTGGGCTTCATGGGCATGACCCGTCGTCTGCAGAGCACCGTCAACCCGGCCTACGAGCCGCTGCTGCTGGTGGCTGCCGCAGGTGCCTTCATCGTGGGTGCCGGCATCCTGTGCCAGATCATCCAGGTGGCCGTGTCGATCCGCGACCGCAAGAAGACCGTCGACCTGACCGGCGACCCGTGGGATGCCCGTACGCTGGAGTGGGAAACCTCTTCGCCGCCGGCCTTCTACAACTTCGGCACCCTGCCGGAAGTCACCGAACTGGACGATTTCTGGGAGCGCAAGCAGCGTGGTGAAGCCTGGCCGAAGCCGGCCAAGTACACCGACATCCACATGCCGCGCAACACCGGCACGGGCGTTGTCATCGGTGCCTTCAGCCTGGTGTTCGGCTTCGCGATGATCTGGCACATCTGGTGGCTGGCCATCGTCGGCTTCGTCGGCATGATCGCCACGTTCATCTACCGCACCTTCGACCAGGACGTGGACTACTGGGTCCCGGCCGCCGAGGTGGAACGCATCGAGAACGAACACCGCAAGCACCTGGAAGCCCAGGGCCTGGTGAAGTCGGAGCTGAAGGCATGAGCACCAATACCTCGACCCTGAGCCACGGGCACGCCGCGCACGCGGCAGCCCATGGCCATGACGACCATGACCACCACGATACCGGCGGCAACACCGTCTTCGGTTTCTGGGTGTACCTGATGAGCGACTGCCTCATCTTCGCCTCGCTGTTCGCCACCTACGTGGTGCTGGCCGGCGGTACCGATGGTGGCCCCACCGCGAAGGACCTGTTTGAACTGCCGTTCGTGGCGTGGGAAACCGCGCTGCTGCTGACCTCCTCGCTGACCTTCGGCCTGGGCATGATCGCCATGCACCGCAAGCAGATGGGCCAGATGTACCTGTGGCTGGGCATCACCTGGCTGCTGGGCTTCGGCTTCATGTGCATGGAAGTGTGGGAGTTCCAGCACCTGATCCATCAGGGCTACGGCCCGGACCGCAGTGCCTTCCTGTCGGCGTTCTTCGCCCTGGTCGGCACCCACGGCCTGCACGTCAGCGCCGGCCTGCTGTGGCTGCTGGTGATGTTCGTGCAGCTGAAGAAGTACGGCCTGACCCCGACCAACAAGACCCGCATGGCGTGCCTGAGCCTGTTCTGGCACTTCCTGGACCTGATCTGGATCGGCGTGTTCTCCGTCGTCTACCTCAATGGAGCGCTGTAATGGCACATGACAACCATGCACACGATCACGGCACCGGCGGCGAAAGCCACGGCAGCGTGAAGTCGTACCTGATCGGCTTCGTGCTGGCGGTGGTGCTGACCGTCATCCCGTTCTGGATGGTGATGTCGGGTGACTTCTCGCGCACCGTCAACGGTGTGGTGATCGCGGTCACCGCGGTGCTGCAGATGCTGGTCCACCTGGTGTTCTTCCTGCACCTGGACCGCTCTTCGGAAAGCCGCTGGAACGTCAACGCTGCGGCCTTCACCGTTGTGGTGATCGGCATCATCGTGATCGGCACCCTGTGGGTCATGCACAACATGAACGTGCACATGATGCACTGACGTCTTCGCGACGTTGCCACGCAGAAAGGCCGCCCTCGGGCGGCCTTTTTGTTGGCGGCTGGGTGGGGTCGGATCCCTGGCCGCAGGCCAGGGCTCTGACCTCGGCGCCCGGTAGATTCAGGCCACGCGTGGATGGGGTTGCGTGGATGGGGTCAGAGCCCTGGCCTGCGGCAAGGGATCCGACCCCGAAACCGGGGCCTCACCCCACCCGGCGCAGGAACTCTTCGGCCTCCATCGGCCGGCCCAGGTGATACCCCTGCAACTGGTCACAGCCCAGCTCGCTCAGGTATTCGCGCTGTGCCTGGGTCTCGACGCCCTCGGCCACCACCTGCAGCTGCAGGGTGCGGCCCAGCGCGATGATCGACGAGACGATGGCGGCGTCCTCTTCATTGCATTCCAGATCGTGCACGAACGCGCGGTCGATCTTCAGTTCGGTGGCCGGCATGCGCTTCAGGTACAGCAGGCTGGAATAGCCGGTGCCAAAATCATCGATGGCGATGTGCACGCCCATCGCGGTCAGGTCGTTGAGGATCGCCAGGCTGGCGTCGACGTCCTTCATTGCCGTGGTCTCGGTGATCTCCAGGGTCAGCCGCGCGGGTTCGATCCGGTGCCGCTGCAGCACCTCGCGCACACTGTCCAGCAGCGCCGGCGAGGCGAACTGCAGCGGCGACAGGTTCACCGCCATCGACCACTCTGTGTGCCCGGCATCGTGCCACGCACGCAACTGCGCACAGGCGCGGTCCAGTACCCAGTCACCGATCGGCAGGATCAGGCCGCTGCGTTCGGCGCTGGGAATGAACACATCCGGCGCCAGCAGGCCCAGCTCCGGGTGCTGCCAGCGCAGCAGCGCTTCGGCGCCGGTGGCCGGTGCGCCGGCGGCCGGGAACTTGGGCTGGTAATGCAGGACCAGTTCATTGCGCGTCACCGCCTTGCGCAGGTCCTGCAGCAGGCGCAGCTGGCGGTTGGCGCTGAGCTGCATCGACGGGGTGAAGAACGTATAGCCGTTCCGGCCCGTTTCCTTGGTGTGGTACATCGCCGCGTCGGCGTGTGCCATCAGCTCGCGCTCGTTGCCGGCGTCATCTGGATACAGCGCGATGCCCAGGCTGGCGCTGACCTGCAGCTCGGCTGCATCCAGCAGGAACGGTTCGCCAGCTGCCGCGATGATCCGCTCGGCGACCACCACCGCATCGTCGGGAATGTCGATGGCCAGCACGATCACGAACTCGTCGCCGCCGAGGCGGGCGAAGGTGTCCTGCGGCCGCAGCAGGCCGCCGATACGCTGCGCCACTGCCACCAGCAGGCGATCACCCAGCTGGTGCCCGTAGGCATCGTTGACCGCCTTGAAGCCGTCCAGGTCGCAGAACATCACCGCCACCGCATGGTGGCGCCGCCGCGCCTTCTCGATGGCCTGCTCGATACGGTCCTGCAGCAGCATGCGGTTGGGCAGCTGGGTCAGCGGGTCGTGCAGGGCGGCCTGGATCAG
Coding sequences:
- the cyoD gene encoding cytochrome o ubiquinol oxidase subunit IV, producing MAHDNHAHDHGTGGESHGSVKSYLIGFVLAVVLTVIPFWMVMSGDFSRTVNGVVIAVTAVLQMLVHLVFFLHLDRSSESRWNVNAAAFTVVVIGIIVIGTLWVMHNMNVHMMH
- the cyoA gene encoding ubiquinol oxidase subunit II codes for the protein MIPLKTLGRWLRPGLLLSLLVMLTGCDAVAILSPKGQIGQDEKTLLITATVLMLLVVIPVIIMTLTFAWKYRASNTKARYEPKWSHSTAIEVVVWSIPCMIVLVLAVLTWRSSHALDPYKPLDSDVKPVTIEAISLDWKWLFIYPEEKVAVVNEIKFPVNTPLNFKITSDSVMNAFFIPHLGSMIYSMAAMETKLHLIANETGEFPGMSSHYSGAGFAKMHFTAYSVTDAEYRQWLDQVRAGEQTLDKASFKALGEARNAEWYPVTYFGKTEEGLFDWVIAKHMGDNKHYGMKHEHAGAAAADAASHEAHEGHAPSDAHDSKESGENLDANEHEHAGHAGHAGSGE
- a CDS encoding GyrI-like domain-containing protein, with the protein product MDKIDFRKRDRALYQPPTGRFVRIDVPPLPYVMIDGRGDPNTAPAYLQAVQWLYSVSYALKFALKAGGQDYVVPPLEALWTAEDPSHFVARRKDEWRWTVMIRTPEGIGPAQWQAAIGKARAKLGEAPPSLRHEILAEGPSLQTLHVGAYDDEGPTLAHLHDELMPALGYTFAGPHHEIYLSDPRRTDAARLKTVLRQPVRPIEPDEDSHT
- a CDS encoding putative bifunctional diguanylate cyclase/phosphodiesterase; the protein is MTGSYSQSLVTISLLVAILASYTALDMAGRLATAEGRVARWWLAGGAAAMGLGIWSMHFIGMLAFDLPIPVGYDLGITLYSLAVSIGASAYALWLVSRPSLPWRRLLAGAVLMGLGIATMHYLGMAAMRMQPGIDYHPGWFAASIAVAIGAAGAALWIAFRLRAEQRNTMRLRALASLVMGLAIVGMHYTGMAAARFPEGSICGAVGSGGIDTRWLAVLVIVTTVATLGIALVASLFDRQMRVRTGLLADSLAHANNKLIQAALHDPLTQLPNRMLLQDRIEQAIEKARRRHHAVAVMFCDLDGFKAVNDAYGHQLGDRLLVAVAQRIGGLLRPQDTFARLGGDEFVIVLAIDIPDDAVVVAERIIAAAGEPFLLDAAELQVSASLGIALYPDDAGNERELMAHADAAMYHTKETGRNGYTFFTPSMQLSANRQLRLLQDLRKAVTRNELVLHYQPKFPAAGAPATGAEALLRWQHPELGLLAPDVFIPSAERSGLILPIGDWVLDRACAQLRAWHDAGHTEWSMAVNLSPLQFASPALLDSVREVLQRHRIEPARLTLEITETTAMKDVDASLAILNDLTAMGVHIAIDDFGTGYSSLLYLKRMPATELKIDRAFVHDLECNEEDAAIVSSIIALGRTLQLQVVAEGVETQAQREYLSELGCDQLQGYHLGRPMEAEEFLRRVG
- the cyoB gene encoding cytochrome o ubiquinol oxidase subunit I; translation: MLGKLSLESIPHDPIVLTTLVGAVLGGLGVMALITKFKLWGYLWKEWFTSVDHKKIGVMYLIVAFVMLLRGFSDAIMMRTQQALAVGGSEGYLPPHHYDQIFTAHGVIMIFFVAMPLITGLMNLAVPLQIGARDVAFPFVNSLSFWLFVSGAVLIMLSLWIGEFAATGWLAFPPLSGIEYSPSVGMDYYIWGLQVAGLGTTLSGINFFITILKMRTPSMKLMQMPVFTWTALVTNVLIVAAFPVLTITLVLLTLDRYLGTHFFTNDGGGNAMLYINLIWIWGHPEVYILVLPAFGVFSEVIATFSRKALFGYKGMVYATACIGVLSFIVWLHHFFTMGSGANVNAFFGITTMIISIPTGVKIFNWLFTMFRGRVHFTTPVLWTIGFMVTFVIGGMTGVMLAIPAIDFVLHNSLFLIAHFHNVIIGGVVFGMFAGITYWWPKMFGFRLNEFWGKCAFWCWFIGFYVTFMPMYVLGFMGMTRRLQSTVNPAYEPLLLVAAAGAFIVGAGILCQIIQVAVSIRDRKKTVDLTGDPWDARTLEWETSSPPAFYNFGTLPEVTELDDFWERKQRGEAWPKPAKYTDIHMPRNTGTGVVIGAFSLVFGFAMIWHIWWLAIVGFVGMIATFIYRTFDQDVDYWVPAAEVERIENEHRKHLEAQGLVKSELKA
- the cyoC gene encoding cytochrome o ubiquinol oxidase subunit III, with amino-acid sequence MSTNTSTLSHGHAAHAAAHGHDDHDHHDTGGNTVFGFWVYLMSDCLIFASLFATYVVLAGGTDGGPTAKDLFELPFVAWETALLLTSSLTFGLGMIAMHRKQMGQMYLWLGITWLLGFGFMCMEVWEFQHLIHQGYGPDRSAFLSAFFALVGTHGLHVSAGLLWLLVMFVQLKKYGLTPTNKTRMACLSLFWHFLDLIWIGVFSVVYLNGAL